Part of the Deltaproteobacteria bacterium genome is shown below.
GAGGGTTGACTCATGTCTGATGTGGTAGAAGTAATAATTTATGACGCGCCAGCGGCCAAAGTCAGCCAGAGCTGCGCCTGCGGCTGCGGTGGGCATGATCATGGCTCCGGATGTGGTTCCCTCGCCGATCCCTTAGAACGGGTGAACATGGAACTCCAGACCCAGGCCCTGGCCCTGACTCTGGAGCGGGCCTTCCCGGGGCAAGTAAAAGTGCGCTATATCAATGTGCTGCGCGATCCTCAGGGGCCGGAACTGACTCAGACCGAGCTTTTGCGCTCGGGGGCCTATCCGCCTCCGCTGGTCTATATTAATGGTCAGGGGCGGTTTGCCGGGGGGCTGCCCGCGGAACGCATCCGGGAAGAAGTAGCCCGGTGCCTAGCCCCGGCCCCGGAAGATTAAATCAGATCAGCTTGAGCGATGGACAGGGCGGGCCAACCTCAGTGGAGTTTGATCACCCTCCTGACTGATTTCGGCTGCCAGGATGGTTATGTCGGGATCATGAAAGGGGTTATCCTGGGGATCAATCCCCAGGTGACTCTGGTGGATCTCAGTCATGATCTGCCGCCCCAAGATGTCATTGGTGCTGCCCTGGTGCTGCAAGCCGCCCATCCTTATTTTCCCCCGGACACCATACACCTGGCAGTCGTTGACCCCGGCGTCGGCACCGCCCGCCGGGGTCTGGCGCTGCGGGTTAGGAACCAGTTCTGGGTGGGGCCGGACAACGGCCTGTTTCATCTGGTCTTAGAGGGCCAGCCCGACTTTCGGGCCGTCGGTCTGGAAAATCCGGCCTACTTTCTCCCCCAGGTTTCGGCTACCTTCCAGGGCCGGGATGTGTTTGCCCCCGTCGCCGCCTATCTCTCCACCGGGGTGCCCCTGGACCGCCTGGGATCGCCGGTCATTGATCCAGTCCCCCTAAATCTGCCGGTACCGGAAATCAGTTCCCGGTGCCTCCGGGGGCAGGTTATCCATGTGGATCACTTCGGCAACCTGATCAGCAATATTCGATTTTCTGATCTGGAAAACTGGCTACAAGGCCGGCCTATAAATTTACAGGTCGGCAACACTCGGATCACCCGACTGGTCAGAACCTATGCCCAGGTTGCGCCGGGGGAACTGATCGCCCTAAAGGGCAGCCACGGTTATCTGGAAATTGCCTGTGCCCAGGGGAATGCTGCCCAGCTGCTAGGCGGGGGGCGACAATTCCCTATAGAGATTTTGGCCTAATCCCCAAAAAGCTTGGCAATGAAATCAAATTACCTTAAATT
Proteins encoded:
- a CDS encoding SAM-dependent chlorinase/fluorinase; translation: MDRAGQPQWSLITLLTDFGCQDGYVGIMKGVILGINPQVTLVDLSHDLPPQDVIGAALVLQAAHPYFPPDTIHLAVVDPGVGTARRGLALRVRNQFWVGPDNGLFHLVLEGQPDFRAVGLENPAYFLPQVSATFQGRDVFAPVAAYLSTGVPLDRLGSPVIDPVPLNLPVPEISSRCLRGQVIHVDHFGNLISNIRFSDLENWLQGRPINLQVGNTRITRLVRTYAQVAPGELIALKGSHGYLEIACAQGNAAQLLGGGRQFPIEILA